One Epinephelus moara isolate mb chromosome 20, YSFRI_EMoa_1.0, whole genome shotgun sequence genomic window carries:
- the slc38a8a gene encoding putative sodium-coupled neutral amino acid transporter 8a — protein MEELARESISLLTSASAKPPLDVTAGPRLGSMGAIFIMLKSALGAGLLNFPWAFERAGGVRSAVTVELVSLVFLISGLIILGYSSSISGQCTYQAVVKEVCGPAIGQLCEVCFVFNLFMISVAFLVIVDDQLEKLCGSLYELVTGLPESEMPYHFYTDQRFGLVLLCVLLILPLSIPKEISILKYISVLGTLAATYLTIAIIIKYHTTPSVLVHITPLYTSGISSWASTFSVIPTICFGFQCHEASIAIYSSMENQRLSHWVFISVVSMIFCLIIYSLTGVYGYLTFGKDVKADILMSYTGDDILILIARLLFGVSIITIYPIILLLGRSVIQDPLLSWRRRRDGMVTAEFESRSRYVLTVLWIMVTLLIATCVPDISKVISVIGGISAFFIFIFPGLCLVFAMQSEPVSCKTRVVLTVWGIVTLICGAFIFGQSTTIAVMQIVGKI, from the exons ATGGAGGAGTTAGCCAGAGAGAGCATCAGCCTGCTGACTTCAGCCTCAGCTAAGCCCCCGCTGGACGTGACCGCCGGGCCTCGGCTCGGCTCCATGGGGGCCATTTTCATCATGCTAAAATCCGCCCTGGGTGCCGGGCTCCTCAACTTCCCCTGGGCCTTCGAGAGAGCCGGGGGCGTCCGCAGCGCAGTCACCGTGGAGCTG GTCTCCCTTGTGTTCCTGATCAGTGGTCTGATCATCCTGGGCTACTCCTCGTCCATCAGTGGCCAGTGCACTTACCAGGCGGTCGTGAAGGAGGTGTGCGGTCCAGCTATCGGTCAGCTGTGTGAAGTCTGCTTCGTCTTCAACCTCTTCATGATCTCTGTGGCCTTCCTGGTTATAGTGGATGACCAGCTGGAGAAGT TGTGTGGCTCCTTGTATGAGCTGGTAACTGGTTTGCCGGAGTCTGAGATGCCGTATCACTTCTACACAGACCAGCGCTTCGGCCTAGTGCTGCTCTGCGTCCTCCTCATCCTGCCACTGTCCATCCCCAAAGAGATCAGCATTCTGAAATACATCAG TGTTCTGGGCACTCTGGCTGCAACCTACCTGACCATTGCCATCATCATCAAGTACCACACCACGCCTTCTGTTCTGGTTCACATCACCCCTCTCTACACTAGTgg GATCAGCTCCTGGGCGTCCACGTTCAGCGTCATCCCGACCATCTGCTTTGGTTTCCAA TGCCACGAGGCGTCCATCGCCATCTATAGCAGCATGGAGAACCAGCGGCTCTCTCATTGGGTCTTCATCTCTGTGGTCTCCATGATCTTCTGTCTCATCATCTACTCCCTCACAG GGGTTTATGGGTACCTGACATTTGGAAAGGACGTGAAGGCGGACATTCTGATGTCGTACACCGGCGATGACATTCTAATACTCATTGCCAGGCTGCTGTTTGGCGTCTCCATCATCACCATCTATCCTATCATCCTGCTGCTGGGCAG ATCAGTGATCCAGGACCCCCTGCTGAGCTGGCGGCGGAGGCGGGACGGCATGGTGACGGCAGAGTTTGAAAGCCGCAGCCGCTACGTGCTGACAGTCCTGTGGATAATGGTGACACTGCTCATCGCCACGTGTGTACCAGACATCAGCAAAGTCATCAGTGTTATAGGAGGGATCAGCGCCtttttcatcttcatcttcccAG GACTCTGTTTGGTGTTTGCCATGCAGTCTGAGCCCGTATCCTGTAAAACCAG AGTCGTCCTCACAGTGTGGGGAATTGTGACCCTCATCTGCGGCGCTTTCATCTTCGGCCAGAGCACTACCATCGCTGTCATGCAGATCGTTGGAAAGATTTGA